A region of the Nitrospirota bacterium genome:
CGTAGGTCCCGGAGGTCCGCGACCGCGGGCCGTACACGTTGAACAGCCGCAGCGACACGACCGGCAGCTTGTAGACCTGCCCCCAGTGCAGGGCGAGCTGCTCGCCCAGGTACTTGGTCAGGGCGTAGGGATACTGAGGCCGAACCTCCGCCGTTTCGGGCGTCGGCACTTCGTCGGGGATGCCGTAGCAGGAGGAGGAGGCGGTGTACAGGAACCGCTTGACTCCCGCGAGGCGGGCCGCCTCCACGACCGCCGCCGTCCCATCCACGTTGGCCTGGAAGTACTCCAAAGGCCGCTGGATCGAAGGCACGATGTCCGCAAGGGCCGCCAGGTGGAAGACCCAGTCTGCGCCGTCGAACAGCGGCCGGATCGCCTGCACGTCCGCCACGTTCACCTGATGAAAGGACCAGCCCGGCCGTCCCTGGAAGGTCGAGAGGTTCTCGCGCCGCCCAGTCGACAGGTTGTCGAGCACCGCCACTTCATGCCCGCGCGCCAGCAGTAACTCCACCAAGTGGCTGCCGATGAACCCCGCCCCGCCTGTGACGATCGCCTTCACGTTCCCCTTTCCCCCTTCGCCGCTCCGCCTCAATCGTGGCCGGCGGTCCCACCGGCGATCATCCGCGCGAGCAGCCGGTCCACGAAACTGGCGGCGACGAGATTCACTCCCAGGACGGCCCGCCGCCGAACCGGTTGCGCGATAACCTCGGCGCGTGGCCGGCGGATCACCCCGACGATGCGGGCCGCGACCGTCCGGACGTCCTCCACCGGCCCGACCAACCCGCGATGCCGCTCCGTGCGGCGACACGCCGCGTCGAAAAAGTCCGTCCGCGTCGCGCCCGGAAGGACGAGGCTCACATCGATGCCCGTGCCCAGAAGTTCGGTCCGGAGCGACTCCGTGAGGCCGACCACCGCGAACTTCGCGGCGCAATAGGCCCCGACGTAAGGTGATCCGCGTCGCCCGGCGGTCGAGGCCACATTGATGATGTGGCCGGCGCCCTGCCCCCGCATGACCGGCAGCGCCGCCTTGATCCCGTGGAAGGTCCCCCTGAGGTTGACCGCCAGCATGGCTTCAAGGTCCTCGATCGTGGTCTGTTCCACGGTCGCGAACAGCCCGGCACCCGCGTTGTTGACCAGGACATCGAGCCGACCGAACCGCTCCACGCAGCCACGGACGGCCGAGTCGAGCGTCTCCGGGCTCCCCACGTCCCCCGCGAAGATTTCGGCCGAGCCACCCGCCCCCCGGATCGCGTCAGCCACCTCACGCAACCGGCCCTCGCGGCGCGCTACGAGACCCAGCTTGGCTTCTTCGGCGCCCAGAAGCAGGGCCGTCTCCCGGCCGATCCCGCTCGATGCTCCGGTGATCAAGACCACCAGTCCATTGACGGCGCGTGCCACCGCCTCGCTTCCTGATTTTGCTAAAACGGCCAGGCAGCCAGCCTGGCTCTGGCCCACCGGACGAAGACCAGCGGGGCGAACCGCGGTCCCACTCCCAGGTAGGCGAGAGGGATCAGCATCAGCCGGCCAAGGACATACCACCAGCGCCGGTCGCGCAGCGGAGTCACGACCCAGGTGAATGACAGGGGCTCGCGACGGAGCAGACCGCGGACCTGCGCCAACTGCAGACGGTTGGACACGCACACCAACGTCCCGACCCCATTGGCTCTGGCATCTGCAGCAACGTTGCACGCCTCCTGCACAGTATCCAGTGACAACCTAGCTGCGGAAAGCTCGCCGGAGCACGTAATCGCCTCCGGAGCAACACCCTTCAAAACAAGCTTCCGCTTGAGAAGCTGCTCGACCGATTCCGGATACCGCGCGGAATTGCTCCCGTAGAGCCAGATGGGCGCACGGGATTGCAGATACAGTGCGACCGCCCGTTCCACGCGTTCGTCCGCTTCCGCCGTGTCCGGGTAATGGCACAGCAACCAAATGACCGACGGCGTGATCCGCGGCGACGGCACATCGCGAGGGAATCCCATGCCCATCTTCACCTTTCCCTCGGCATTACACCGCGTCTGCGTTTCAGGTCCC
Encoded here:
- a CDS encoding SDR family oxidoreductase, which produces MKAIVTGGAGFIGSHLVELLLARGHEVAVLDNLSTGRRENLSTFQGRPGWSFHQVNVADVQAIRPLFDGADWVFHLAALADIVPSIQRPLEYFQANVDGTAAVVEAARLAGVKRFLYTASSSCYGIPDEVPTPETAEVRPQYPYALTKYLGEQLALHWGQVYKLPVVSLRLFNVYGPRSRTSGTYGAVFGVFLAQKLAGRPFTVVGDGTQTRDFTYVTDVARAFLAAAESDVCQVVFNVGSGGTYSVNRLVELLSGPVVHVPKRPGEPDCTFADTTRIRRQLDWKPEVTFEDGVRRMLAYIQDWRQAPVWTPELISRATKEWFEYLSK
- a CDS encoding SDR family NAD(P)-dependent oxidoreductase, whose amino-acid sequence is MARAVNGLVVLITGASSGIGRETALLLGAEEAKLGLVARREGRLREVADAIRGAGGSAEIFAGDVGSPETLDSAVRGCVERFGRLDVLVNNAGAGLFATVEQTTIEDLEAMLAVNLRGTFHGIKAALPVMRGQGAGHIINVASTAGRRGSPYVGAYCAAKFAVVGLTESLRTELLGTGIDVSLVLPGATRTDFFDAACRRTERHRGLVGPVEDVRTVAARIVGVIRRPRAEVIAQPVRRRAVLGVNLVAASFVDRLLARMIAGGTAGHD